GCTCTTCCTACCATTCCACCGCGGCCTTGAGCGGGAGATGGTCGGAAGCTTGGCGCGAGCGCGGCGTCTTGTGCACCTCCATGCGCAAGAGCGTCGCCGGCGGGCGGACCCAAATCCGGTCCAGCGCGAAGATCGGAACGGCCGACGGAAAGGTGCGCAAGGCCGGCGCATGGCCGAAGATGCGCTTGATCCACCGAAGCGGCCTGCCCCACAGGAACCACTCGTTCAAATCTCCCATCAGAACACAGTGGCGACGCGAAAAGCGTTTCAGCAGTTCCTCGACCTGAAGACGCCGTTCCCAGGGCCTGAGTCCCAGATGCGTGGCGATCACTTGAAGCCGTTCCCCATTGCACGCGATCTCCATATCGATTGCGCCACGAGGTTCCCGCCCCGGCTGGCTGAGGTCCATCAGCCGCACGTCCGCCGGGGAACAGCGGGTCAAGACCGCATTGCCGTAATGTCCCTTGCGCTCGAGCAAGGTCGGGCCGGCGATGGGCGTGAGCTTGACCTCGTGCGCGAGCCGCCACAACAGTTCGAGCCCGTGGTGTCCCGGCGAGTCCACCTCTTGCAGCGCCACGATGTCGGCATCCAGCTCCCTCAACACCTCG
The DNA window shown above is from Nitrospira tepida and carries:
- a CDS encoding endonuclease/exonuclease/phosphatase family protein; the protein is MRLTLATYNIHGCVGLDGRYDPGRIVEVLRELDADIVALQEVDSPGHHGLELLWRLAHEVKLTPIAGPTLLERKGHYGNAVLTRCSPADVRLMDLSQPGREPRGAIDMEIACNGERLQVIATHLGLRPWERRLQVEELLKRFSRRHCVLMGDLNEWFLWGRPLRWIKRIFGHAPALRTFPSAVPIFALDRIWVRPPATLLRMEVHKTPRSRQASDHLPLKAAVEW